The following proteins come from a genomic window of bacterium:
- a CDS encoding peptide chain release factor 2 yields MGTARGCPSGSQTNDPLHDAWRLGRLAERVVLDRNGGDWSCPTKQTVRIRSRRRGSPAKNSRLSASAPLSFGGIFDLDTKRARIEELEKISEDPELWNNRERAEKVLKEKRSLEREVGFSDDAETLLSETDVLLELAEEEADADSVAEAETNLVQLTQRLDEAELRHMLSGPHDASATIVSINAGAGGTESCDWAEMLLRMYLRWCEERGFKAEILDIAAGEEAGIKSVTLIVEGDYAYGYLRSEIGIHRLVRISPFDAQKRRHTSFASFSMVPDIGDDVEVEIDEKDLRIDTYRAGGAGGQHVNRTDSAVRITHEPSGIVVQCQNERSQHKNKASAMKVLKARLFARARIEHDAQVEKLAGEKKKIDFGSQIRSYTLHPTQRVKDHRTNLEIGNAQGVLDGAIDRLIREYLLSTPEA; encoded by the coding sequence ATGGGCACTGCCCGTGGATGTCCCTCTGGCTCGCAAACAAACGACCCTCTACACGATGCTTGGCGACTGGGTCGTCTGGCTGAGCGGGTCGTTCTTGATCGGAATGGGGGGGATTGGTCTTGTCCAACGAAACAGACAGTCAGGATCCGGTCGCGAAGGCGAGGGAGTCCCGCGAAGAACTCGAGGCTCTCGGCAAGCGCGCCGCTGAGCTTCGGAGGCATCTTTGACCTCGATACGAAGCGAGCGCGAATAGAAGAGCTGGAGAAGATCTCTGAGGATCCCGAGTTGTGGAACAACCGGGAGCGCGCCGAGAAGGTTCTCAAGGAAAAGCGTTCTTTGGAACGCGAAGTCGGCTTTAGCGACGACGCTGAAACGTTGCTGTCCGAAACCGACGTGCTACTCGAACTGGCTGAGGAAGAGGCCGATGCCGATTCCGTTGCCGAGGCCGAAACCAATCTGGTCCAGTTGACGCAGCGCCTCGATGAGGCGGAGCTGCGGCACATGCTCTCGGGGCCCCACGACGCGAGCGCGACGATCGTTTCGATCAACGCGGGTGCCGGGGGGACCGAATCCTGCGACTGGGCCGAGATGCTGCTACGCATGTACCTGCGCTGGTGCGAAGAACGCGGTTTCAAGGCAGAGATTCTCGATATCGCAGCCGGTGAGGAAGCCGGAATCAAGAGTGTGACGCTCATCGTCGAGGGCGACTACGCCTACGGCTATCTGCGCAGTGAGATCGGCATTCACCGTCTCGTGCGGATCTCGCCTTTCGACGCCCAGAAGCGTCGGCACACGAGCTTCGCTTCGTTCTCGATGGTGCCGGATATCGGCGATGACGTAGAAGTGGAGATCGACGAGAAGGATCTGCGCATCGATACCTATCGCGCGGGTGGTGCGGGTGGGCAGCACGTGAACCGGACGGACTCGGCCGTGCGCATCACCCACGAGCCGTCCGGAATCGTCGTGCAGTGCCAGAACGAACGCAGCCAGCACAAGAACAAGGCGTCCGCGATGAAAGTGCTGAAGGCCCGTCTGTTCGCCAGAGCGCGGATTGAGCACGACGCGCAGGTGGAAAAGCTCGCCGGAGAGAAGAAGAAGATCGACTTCGGCAGTCAGATCCGCTCGTATACGCTACATCCGACGCAACGCGTGAAGGACCACCGAACGAATCTCGAAATCGGCAACGCTCAGGGTGTGCTCGACGGGGCGATCGATCGATTGATTCGCGAGTATCTTCTGAGCACACCGGAGGCATAG
- a CDS encoding HDIG domain-containing protein — MAKNEKRTGFPGSARRRGRSLWKRRALISAALGASLLLSALLTLDLLPVSAVGFGGRQPQLGDISDRDYKAPAEITIVDQEATAELRREATEGAPVVYDFDERRRQSLESRLGEAFNAGRASLVAEAEEESAQAAEPGVAFREALGEEIVVPDRSFEYLMSNRFGAEDERLILQLVQPVVSRMIVGDPVEFKRQREKRLVVVRELGSGNERRLTEQDAVLTIESAQELVQKAATRHLADVDSKTRKAMLSIARVLLHANLNFNLRASNGRKQAAEEGVKEATISLRKGEIIVRDGVEITKRHELVFNGIREQMRASSRAEVFVGVALLLMITMAVVWRFGTRSLPRFPRQNKDALFILSALVFNTIGIGLGLFLCDAAGQTPYFSALVEENPGLMYFVIPVATATMLVRMVHNAETAALFAIMVSLLAGLQVRQELPFAFYTLAGSLTAALGAAHVKQRGTLLRAGVRVGMANALVIVALGLLEGQIHPVSLLISMALGMVGGLLSGVLVTGFAPIAESVFFYTTDVKLLEMANREQPLLRELEMRAPGTYHHSMMVGHLAEKAAEAIGANALLVKVAGYYHDIGKMRRPHFFVENVTIHHGENRHDRLSPSMSARIIQAHVKDGAEMGEKNKLAPPIMRGIREHHGTSIIRFFYEKAKELADPEKGDLVAEHDYRYPGPRPQTRESGILMLSDSVEAASRTLADTSPSRVQQLVQRIINNYFRDGQLDECSLTLRDLHAIARSFIETLSAIRHERIDYPDATDAEGKKLEDVPDEGLVERVEPRQKDRSERSGEKRDDDLKRLGLP, encoded by the coding sequence GTGGCCAAAAACGAAAAGAGGACCGGATTTCCCGGGTCGGCACGGCGTCGCGGCCGCAGTTTGTGGAAGCGACGTGCTCTGATCAGTGCGGCTCTGGGTGCGAGCCTTCTGCTGTCCGCGCTGCTCACTCTGGATCTACTGCCCGTCTCGGCGGTCGGTTTTGGTGGCCGCCAGCCCCAGCTCGGCGATATTTCGGATCGCGACTACAAGGCACCCGCCGAGATCACGATCGTCGATCAGGAGGCCACAGCGGAATTGCGCCGCGAGGCGACCGAGGGCGCACCGGTCGTCTACGATTTCGACGAACGTCGCCGTCAATCGCTCGAAAGCCGGCTTGGCGAGGCATTCAATGCCGGGCGCGCAAGCCTGGTCGCGGAAGCCGAGGAGGAGTCGGCCCAGGCGGCCGAGCCGGGTGTCGCGTTTCGCGAGGCGCTCGGCGAAGAGATCGTGGTGCCAGACCGATCCTTCGAGTATCTGATGTCGAACCGCTTCGGCGCAGAAGACGAGCGCCTGATCCTTCAGCTCGTGCAGCCTGTCGTTTCGCGCATGATCGTCGGCGATCCCGTCGAGTTCAAGAGACAGCGCGAGAAGCGTCTGGTCGTGGTGCGCGAACTCGGTTCTGGGAACGAGCGCCGGTTGACGGAGCAGGATGCCGTACTCACGATCGAGTCGGCGCAGGAGCTGGTGCAAAAGGCTGCCACGCGGCATCTGGCGGATGTCGACAGCAAGACGCGCAAGGCGATGTTGTCGATCGCCCGCGTTCTCTTGCACGCCAATCTCAATTTCAACCTGCGCGCGAGTAACGGGCGCAAGCAGGCTGCGGAAGAGGGAGTGAAGGAGGCGACGATTTCGCTGCGCAAAGGCGAGATCATCGTGCGCGATGGCGTTGAAATCACCAAGCGCCACGAGCTCGTGTTCAACGGAATCCGCGAGCAGATGCGGGCGAGCAGTCGCGCCGAGGTATTCGTGGGCGTGGCTCTCCTGCTCATGATCACGATGGCGGTGGTCTGGCGTTTCGGCACGCGCAGCCTGCCGCGCTTCCCGCGCCAGAACAAGGACGCGCTCTTCATCCTTTCGGCACTCGTCTTCAACACCATCGGTATCGGCCTGGGGCTCTTTCTATGCGATGCGGCCGGCCAGACTCCGTACTTCTCGGCTCTGGTCGAGGAAAACCCCGGACTCATGTACTTCGTCATCCCGGTGGCCACAGCAACGATGCTGGTGCGCATGGTTCACAACGCCGAGACCGCGGCTCTGTTCGCGATCATGGTGTCGCTTCTGGCCGGGCTTCAGGTGAGACAGGAACTGCCCTTCGCGTTCTACACATTGGCGGGATCTTTGACTGCGGCTCTGGGTGCTGCGCACGTCAAGCAACGTGGCACGCTACTGCGGGCAGGTGTTCGCGTCGGCATGGCGAACGCGCTGGTGATCGTCGCGCTCGGACTGCTCGAGGGACAGATTCATCCCGTGTCGCTGCTGATCTCGATGGCACTCGGCATGGTCGGTGGATTGCTGTCCGGCGTGCTCGTCACAGGCTTCGCTCCAATAGCCGAGAGCGTGTTTTTCTATACCACCGATGTGAAGTTGCTCGAGATGGCGAATCGCGAGCAACCGCTCTTGCGGGAACTCGAGATGCGCGCACCCGGTACCTACCACCACAGCATGATGGTGGGGCACCTCGCCGAGAAGGCGGCTGAGGCCATCGGTGCGAATGCGCTGCTCGTCAAAGTGGCCGGGTACTACCATGACATCGGCAAGATGCGCCGCCCGCACTTTTTCGTGGAGAACGTCACGATTCACCACGGAGAAAATCGCCACGACCGTCTGTCTCCATCGATGTCGGCGCGCATCATCCAGGCACACGTGAAGGATGGCGCAGAAATGGGCGAGAAGAACAAACTCGCGCCACCCATCATGCGCGGTATTCGCGAGCACCACGGCACGAGCATCATCCGCTTCTTCTACGAGAAGGCAAAGGAGCTGGCCGATCCCGAGAAGGGTGATCTGGTCGCCGAGCACGATTACCGCTACCCGGGTCCGCGCCCGCAGACGCGCGAATCCGGCATCCTGATGCTCTCGGATTCGGTCGAGGCGGCATCGCGAACTCTGGCCGATACATCTCCATCTCGGGTGCAACAGCTTGTCCAACGGATCATCAACAACTACTTTCGCGATGGTCAGCTGGATGAATGCAGTCTGACGCTGCGCGATTTGCACGCGATTGCGCGCAGCTTCATCGAAACGCTGAGCGCGATCCGACACGAACGTATCGACTACCCAGACGCCACGGACGCCGAAGGGAAAAAGCTGGAAGATGTCCCGGATGAGGGTCTGGTTGAACGGGTCGAGCCAAGGCAGAAAGATCGATCGGAGCGCTCTGGTGAGAAGCGCGACGACGACCTTAAGCGCCTTGGGCTTCCTTGA
- a CDS encoding PhoH family protein, with translation MAGEEPLIFEDNAVAQVVYGQNDRNLRSLEELVGVQIQARGNRVRVNGPNLECKVARRVLQDLYDMANAGVPVEEGDVRHVARRAEEGTSPASQAIVDGHTVEVGRRKRIVPRTENQRIYLETIREHDLTFGIGPAGTGKTYLAVAMAVSALRRRDVGRIILTRPAVEAGEKLGFLPGTVFEKVDPYLRPLMDALHDMLDGDEVARRMERGSIEIAPLAYMRGRTLNDAFIILDEAQNTTPEQMRMFLTRMGFDSKAVINGDTTQIDLPRGSTSGLVEAVSVLAGIEGLAFVEFDEKDVVRHPLVQEVIRAYDRYEPPE, from the coding sequence TTGGCCGGCGAAGAACCGCTGATATTCGAAGACAACGCGGTCGCACAAGTCGTCTACGGGCAGAACGACAGGAACCTGCGTTCGCTCGAAGAGCTGGTTGGGGTCCAGATCCAGGCGCGCGGCAATCGCGTGCGGGTCAACGGGCCCAACCTCGAGTGCAAGGTCGCGCGCCGCGTACTCCAGGATCTCTACGACATGGCGAATGCCGGCGTGCCGGTCGAAGAGGGTGATGTCCGACACGTGGCGCGTCGCGCCGAAGAGGGCACCTCACCGGCCTCACAGGCGATCGTGGATGGGCACACGGTCGAGGTAGGTCGACGCAAGCGCATCGTTCCTCGTACCGAGAATCAGCGCATCTATCTCGAAACGATTCGCGAACACGATCTGACGTTCGGAATCGGTCCGGCGGGCACGGGCAAGACTTATCTGGCGGTTGCGATGGCTGTGTCGGCCCTGCGACGTCGCGACGTCGGCCGCATCATCTTGACGCGCCCCGCAGTTGAAGCTGGCGAGAAACTCGGTTTTCTACCGGGCACGGTGTTCGAGAAAGTGGATCCGTACCTCCGCCCGCTGATGGACGCGCTGCACGATATGCTCGATGGTGACGAGGTCGCGCGGCGCATGGAGCGCGGTAGCATCGAGATCGCTCCTCTCGCATACATGCGCGGCCGCACCCTCAATGACGCGTTCATCATTCTGGATGAAGCGCAGAATACGACACCCGAGCAGATGCGAATGTTCCTGACCCGGATGGGCTTCGATTCCAAGGCCGTGATCAACGGGGATACCACCCAGATCGATCTGCCTCGTGGCTCGACCTCGGGCCTGGTCGAGGCGGTCAGCGTATTGGCCGGTATCGAGGGGCTGGCCTTTGTCGAATTCGATGAAAAGGACGTCGTGCGCCATCCACTCGTGCAGGAAGTGATTCGCGCCTACGACCGCTACGAGCCTCCGGAATAG
- the lnt gene encoding apolipoprotein N-acyltransferase, whose amino-acid sequence MREAFLGRVHGLPRWLWAIAFAVLLGLSFPFRMGDVQFDIGGVAGWLALVPFAWMIHGLAPRAAFRWGTLSGAAAYCFIVFWLYIVVYRFGGAPGLVGFLAVLIMALYVGLHVGLAGALSAWLEPIAGRFGLVVLPAAWVASEYLRTFDVFGGFPWAFLGYAPHADGPILELASLGGVWGLSFLLAFFAGLLARARATAAIALLCVAHLVGLGLRLWQLPEADAPLLKAALVQGNIAQNMKWDPKLAEDHFKLHLATSRMVAAEGVELILWPESAAGILVENQPHYALELQALARETGAVLVIGGVGINWSDPPADPSFSNSVFAVTPEAGIVDRYDKAQLVPFGEYIPLRAVLNFLSWLAPGLAGTSDLAPGPGPRVLNNLPSLQQNHAPAALICYEVIYPDLVRAAVRDGARLFLNLTNDAWYGRSSAPHQFLAIAATRSAEHGIPMLRAANTGVSAVVDPGGVVLKHTPIFEQWALPVDVPLARKQTTLYTMLGDWVVWLSGSFLIGMGGIGLVQRNRQSGSGREGEGVPRRTRGSRQARR is encoded by the coding sequence ATGAGGGAGGCGTTCCTCGGCCGGGTTCACGGTTTACCGCGTTGGCTCTGGGCGATCGCCTTTGCCGTGCTGCTCGGGCTCTCGTTCCCGTTCCGCATGGGCGATGTGCAATTCGATATCGGCGGCGTCGCGGGCTGGCTCGCGCTCGTGCCTTTCGCCTGGATGATCCACGGCCTCGCGCCGCGGGCTGCTTTTCGCTGGGGCACGCTATCCGGTGCGGCCGCGTATTGCTTCATCGTGTTCTGGCTGTACATCGTCGTCTATCGGTTCGGCGGTGCACCCGGCCTCGTCGGGTTCCTGGCGGTGCTGATCATGGCCCTGTACGTCGGGCTGCACGTCGGATTGGCCGGAGCGTTGAGTGCGTGGTTGGAACCGATCGCCGGTCGCTTCGGGCTGGTGGTTCTTCCGGCCGCCTGGGTTGCCAGTGAATACCTTCGGACCTTCGATGTGTTCGGTGGTTTCCCCTGGGCGTTTCTCGGCTATGCACCCCACGCCGATGGGCCGATCCTGGAACTGGCATCTCTGGGGGGTGTCTGGGGGCTGTCGTTCCTGCTGGCCTTCTTCGCCGGCCTGCTCGCCCGCGCTCGTGCGACCGCCGCGATCGCGCTCCTGTGTGTCGCGCATCTCGTCGGTCTGGGGCTGCGCCTCTGGCAACTGCCCGAAGCCGACGCTCCGCTGCTGAAAGCCGCGTTGGTGCAAGGGAACATCGCGCAGAATATGAAATGGGATCCGAAGCTCGCCGAGGATCATTTCAAGCTACACCTCGCCACCTCGCGGATGGTCGCCGCCGAAGGCGTCGAGCTGATTTTGTGGCCGGAGAGTGCTGCCGGAATCCTGGTCGAAAACCAGCCGCACTACGCACTGGAGTTGCAGGCGCTGGCTCGCGAAACCGGAGCGGTACTGGTGATCGGGGGTGTGGGGATCAACTGGTCCGATCCTCCAGCCGACCCCTCCTTCTCCAATAGCGTCTTCGCCGTGACACCAGAGGCCGGTATCGTCGATCGATACGACAAGGCCCAATTGGTGCCCTTCGGCGAGTACATTCCGCTGCGCGCGGTGCTCAACTTCCTGTCCTGGCTCGCTCCGGGCCTGGCCGGGACCTCCGACCTGGCACCGGGCCCGGGCCCCCGCGTGTTGAACAACCTGCCGTCCTTGCAGCAAAACCATGCTCCGGCGGCACTCATTTGTTATGAAGTGATCTATCCCGATCTGGTTCGCGCTGCGGTTCGAGACGGCGCTCGCCTTTTTCTCAATTTGACGAATGATGCCTGGTACGGTCGCAGCAGCGCGCCGCACCAGTTCCTGGCGATTGCGGCGACGCGCTCTGCGGAGCACGGCATCCCGATGTTGCGGGCTGCCAATACGGGTGTGAGCGCAGTGGTCGATCCGGGAGGAGTGGTTCTCAAACACACACCGATCTTCGAGCAATGGGCACTGCCCGTGGATGTCCCTCTGGCTCGCAAACAAACGACCCTCTACACGATGCTTGGCGACTGGGTCGTCTGGCTGAGCGGGTCGTTCTTGATCGGAATGGGGGGGATTGGTCTTGTCCAACGAAACAGACAGTCAGGATCCGGTCGCGAAGGCGAGGGAGTCCCGCGAAGAACTCGAGGCTCTCGGCAAGCGCGCCGCTGA
- the ybeY gene encoding rRNA maturation RNase YbeY, producing MGFLDAELSITLVADAEMAEIAGRFGRQPRPTDVLAFSMLEGPGSEHRAECLGDVVISLPTAERQARENRRSLAFELRDLLIHGTLHLVGMDHEYGPDTRSMRELEAHLRWEIARAS from the coding sequence TTGGGCTTCCTTGACGCCGAACTCTCGATCACCCTCGTAGCTGACGCAGAGATGGCCGAGATCGCCGGCCGCTTCGGCCGCCAGCCGCGACCGACCGATGTCCTGGCTTTTTCGATGCTCGAAGGGCCCGGCAGCGAGCATCGAGCCGAGTGCCTCGGGGACGTGGTCATTTCACTGCCGACAGCGGAGCGCCAGGCGCGCGAAAACCGGCGCTCCCTGGCTTTCGAACTGCGCGATCTGCTGATTCACGGGACTCTCCACCTGGTCGGGATGGATCACGAGTACGGCCCGGACACGCGGAGCATGCGCGAACTCGAGGCGCACCTGAGATGGGAGATCGCACGAGCATCATGA
- a CDS encoding DUF4388 domain-containing protein, with protein sequence MSLQGSLTDFPVADVFQLIGHQRKTGVLEVAQGDRRLQVLFLEGAVLSARPAEARPGGALAGFLLRTGVLSEAELATARSHQEETLESLAQALLSKNLVRESDLEQVQRLTTDESIFELFLWDEGSFSFRPEEVASSPGDSPIGAEMVLLDALRMRDEWANVRSQLSDLSVRISQAVDIDEFRLKRASVEQSSGMTAGQLEKLFNLANVPNTARRLIDLSRLGTFTGARALVALLRQQVIRIDSTSAKARAGRVEHSVSERPLLTVAVLGLAAILAGILWTVPELLERTHPIPADSLRNARIAATTLRLEAELESYRWAEGAYPQSLTALRGRGRQSLATVQLDHYSYARSETGFRLRRILP encoded by the coding sequence ATGAGTCTTCAGGGATCCCTGACCGACTTCCCGGTTGCCGATGTCTTCCAGCTGATCGGGCATCAACGCAAGACCGGTGTGCTCGAGGTCGCTCAGGGGGATCGGAGACTCCAGGTTCTTTTCCTCGAAGGTGCCGTACTCTCGGCGCGTCCGGCCGAAGCGCGGCCCGGCGGAGCGCTCGCGGGCTTCTTGTTGCGCACAGGCGTTCTGTCCGAGGCTGAACTGGCCACTGCGCGCAGCCATCAGGAAGAGACACTCGAATCGTTGGCCCAGGCGCTGCTCTCGAAGAATCTGGTACGAGAGTCCGATCTGGAACAGGTCCAACGCCTGACGACCGACGAGTCGATCTTCGAGCTCTTCCTATGGGACGAAGGCAGCTTCTCCTTCCGTCCCGAAGAAGTCGCTTCTTCTCCTGGGGATTCCCCGATTGGTGCGGAGATGGTCCTGCTCGACGCACTGCGCATGCGCGACGAGTGGGCGAATGTGCGCAGTCAGCTTTCCGATCTCTCGGTGAGGATTTCGCAAGCCGTCGACATCGATGAATTCCGTCTGAAGCGCGCCAGTGTTGAGCAGTCGTCCGGCATGACCGCCGGCCAACTCGAGAAACTCTTCAACCTGGCCAATGTGCCGAACACTGCGCGGCGTCTGATCGATCTTTCGCGACTCGGGACGTTTACCGGCGCACGCGCGTTGGTGGCGCTCCTGCGCCAGCAGGTCATCCGTATCGACAGCACCTCTGCGAAAGCCCGAGCCGGGCGCGTCGAGCACTCTGTGAGTGAACGCCCTCTCCTCACAGTTGCGGTTCTGGGCCTCGCGGCCATCCTCGCCGGGATTCTGTGGACCGTGCCAGAGCTGCTGGAACGAACTCATCCGATACCGGCGGATTCGCTCCGCAACGCTCGCATCGCGGCAACCACATTGCGTCTGGAAGCCGAGCTGGAGTCCTACCGCTGGGCGGAAGGGGCCTACCCGCAGTCGTTGACGGCCTTGCGCGGGCGCGGCCGCCAGAGCTTGGCGACCGTCCAACTGGATCACTACAGTTACGCCCGCTCCGAGACGGGGTTTCGCCTCCGCCGAATTCTGCCCTAG
- the lysS gene encoding lysine--tRNA ligase: MATEAEILAARRTRAEKLTERGVNLFPARVPRDLENVPKLVERYGETSAEEFESEELKFCVAGRIVGLRSFGKAAFVTVQADGERIQIWMKRDLVEEQRYDEFKLYEIGDFMWGRGRLIRTKTGALTIEAVEFGFLAKSYRPLPEKFHGLQDVEARYRQRYLDLIANPDSRNLALVRARAVSVLRQLLDERGFLEVETPILQPIYGGAHARPFTTRHNIYDQELYLRISFELYLKRLIIGGIDRVYEIGRDFRNEGISKKHNPEFSMLEVYQAYADYGDMMDLLESLVSQLAERVLGTTRLERNGVEIDLAPPWPRLPMAQLIREASGIDIEQATDLESLRAAVKQSSAGGVEPDKSKSWGALVDEIFSETVEPGLQSPTFVIDYPVELSPLAKGSEDSTQTVERFEAFAGGMELANAFSELNDPDVQRVRFEAQQLARAQGDQDAQPFDEDFLLAMEHGMPPTGGMGLGIGRLVMILTGAAHLREVKLFPHLRPRND, encoded by the coding sequence TTGGCGACCGAAGCCGAAATCCTCGCCGCGCGCCGCACGCGCGCCGAAAAACTGACCGAGCGCGGAGTGAATCTCTTTCCCGCACGCGTTCCGCGCGACCTCGAAAACGTCCCGAAACTGGTTGAGCGATACGGTGAGACCTCGGCCGAAGAATTTGAAAGTGAGGAGCTGAAGTTCTGCGTCGCGGGTCGGATTGTCGGCTTGCGCTCGTTCGGAAAGGCGGCCTTTGTCACGGTGCAAGCCGACGGGGAGCGCATCCAGATCTGGATGAAGCGCGATCTGGTCGAAGAACAGCGCTACGACGAGTTCAAGCTCTACGAGATCGGCGACTTCATGTGGGGCAGGGGTCGATTGATTCGCACAAAGACCGGCGCGCTCACGATCGAAGCCGTGGAGTTTGGTTTCCTGGCCAAGAGTTACCGTCCCTTGCCCGAGAAGTTTCACGGACTTCAGGACGTCGAGGCACGTTACCGCCAGCGCTACCTCGACCTGATCGCCAATCCCGACTCGCGCAACCTCGCACTCGTTCGAGCCCGTGCCGTATCCGTATTGCGACAACTTTTGGACGAGCGCGGATTCCTCGAGGTCGAAACACCGATCCTTCAGCCGATCTACGGCGGCGCCCACGCCCGTCCGTTCACCACGCGCCACAATATCTACGATCAGGAACTCTATCTGCGCATTTCTTTTGAGTTGTATCTGAAGCGCTTGATTATCGGAGGCATCGATCGCGTCTACGAGATCGGGCGCGACTTCCGCAACGAAGGCATTTCCAAGAAGCACAATCCGGAGTTCTCCATGCTCGAGGTCTATCAGGCGTACGCGGACTACGGCGACATGATGGATCTGCTGGAGTCGCTCGTGTCGCAGTTGGCGGAGCGGGTCCTGGGAACGACGCGGCTCGAGCGCAATGGCGTCGAGATTGATCTCGCGCCACCCTGGCCGCGTCTCCCAATGGCGCAATTGATCCGCGAAGCGTCGGGTATCGACATCGAGCAGGCCACCGATCTCGAGAGCTTGCGCGCGGCCGTCAAGCAAAGCTCGGCGGGTGGCGTGGAGCCCGACAAGTCCAAGAGCTGGGGCGCGCTGGTCGACGAAATCTTTTCCGAAACCGTCGAGCCCGGCTTGCAGTCGCCGACTTTCGTTATCGACTACCCGGTGGAACTGTCACCACTCGCAAAAGGTTCGGAAGATTCGACACAGACCGTCGAGCGTTTCGAAGCGTTTGCGGGTGGCATGGAGCTCGCCAATGCTTTTTCCGAACTAAACGATCCCGATGTGCAACGCGTGCGTTTCGAAGCACAGCAACTCGCGCGTGCACAGGGCGATCAGGACGCACAACCGTTCGATGAAGACTTCCTGCTCGCCATGGAGCACGGCATGCCGCCTACCGGAGGTATGGGGCTGGGCATCGGTCGGCTCGTGATGATTCTTACGGGGGCCGCCCATCTGCGAGAGGTCAAGCTCTTCCCGCACCTCCGGCCACGCAATGATTGA